In Pengzhenrongella sicca, a single genomic region encodes these proteins:
- a CDS encoding translation initiation factor 2 has protein sequence MASEQENEAARRYIEAGKVSAAEARKSGTPEYDPRAHERAVEHERKMADELAKAQAQQ, from the coding sequence GTGGCGAGCGAGCAGGAGAACGAGGCGGCCCGGCGGTACATCGAGGCGGGGAAGGTCTCCGCGGCGGAGGCCCGCAAGTCCGGCACGCCGGAGTACGACCCGCGTGCGCACGAGCGCGCGGTCGAGCACGAGCGCAAGATGGCTGACGAGCTCGCCAAGGCTCAGGCGCAGCAGTAG
- the glpK gene encoding glycerol kinase GlpK — protein MADYVLAIDQGTLVSRATLFTHAGLVVETAELEHAQLHPHAGWVEHDATEIWTNVREVVGAVLARANLTHRDVAAVGITNQRETAVVWDKTTGEPVCPAIGWQDTRTEAIVERLGALPGSVAAVGADRYKERVGLPLATYFSGPKVTWILDNVEGARAKAEAGDLLFGTTDSWVLWNMTGGARGGIHVTDPTNASRTMLMNLDTLTWNEEIAAQMSIPLSMLPEIRSSSEVYGTGRPGGLLPGVPIAGILGHQQAATFGQACFEVGDATITFGTGNFMLLNTGTTPVPSTTGLLTTVAYKIGAEPAVYALEGTVDVTGSLVQWMRDNLAMITSADEVEGLAMSVPDNGGAYFVPAFAGLYAPYDRSDARGALVGLTRYVNKGHIARAALEATAFQTREVLDAMTADAGVSLAELTVAGAAVRNETLMQFQADILGVAVIRPTGGDQVAAGAAYAAGIAVGFWPGTQTIIDNAADAGRWVPSMASAERDRQYRLWKKAVTKTFNWVDEPAAAAELSLLAAPALVPEPATAVRTVATPPGVAGPELDADLMDLSYFHDDARAVVHPQPTHSSLN, from the coding sequence ATGGCTGACTACGTTCTCGCCATCGACCAGGGGACGCTCGTCTCCCGGGCGACCCTGTTCACCCACGCCGGCCTCGTCGTCGAGACGGCCGAGCTCGAACACGCTCAGCTCCACCCCCACGCGGGCTGGGTCGAGCACGACGCGACCGAGATCTGGACCAACGTCCGCGAGGTCGTCGGCGCCGTGCTGGCCCGCGCGAACCTCACCCACCGCGACGTCGCGGCCGTCGGGATCACGAACCAGCGCGAGACCGCGGTCGTGTGGGACAAGACCACCGGCGAGCCGGTCTGCCCCGCGATCGGCTGGCAGGACACCCGCACCGAGGCAATCGTCGAGCGGCTCGGCGCGCTGCCGGGATCGGTCGCGGCGGTCGGCGCGGACCGCTACAAGGAGCGGGTCGGGCTGCCGCTCGCCACGTACTTCTCGGGCCCGAAGGTCACCTGGATCCTCGACAACGTCGAGGGCGCGCGGGCCAAGGCCGAGGCGGGCGACCTCCTGTTCGGCACCACCGACTCCTGGGTGCTGTGGAACATGACCGGCGGCGCCCGTGGCGGCATCCACGTCACCGACCCGACGAACGCCTCGCGCACGATGCTGATGAACCTCGACACGCTGACGTGGAACGAGGAGATCGCCGCCCAGATGTCGATCCCGCTGTCCATGCTCCCGGAGATCAGGTCCTCCTCCGAGGTCTACGGCACCGGCCGCCCCGGCGGCCTCCTGCCGGGCGTGCCGATCGCCGGCATCCTCGGGCACCAGCAGGCCGCGACGTTCGGGCAGGCGTGCTTCGAGGTGGGTGACGCCACGATCACGTTCGGCACGGGCAACTTCATGCTGCTCAACACCGGCACGACGCCGGTCCCGTCCACCACCGGGCTGCTGACCACCGTCGCGTACAAGATCGGCGCCGAGCCGGCCGTCTATGCCCTCGAGGGGACCGTCGACGTCACCGGCTCGCTCGTGCAGTGGATGCGGGACAACCTCGCCATGATCACCTCGGCCGACGAGGTCGAGGGGCTTGCGATGAGCGTCCCCGACAACGGCGGCGCGTACTTCGTGCCGGCCTTCGCCGGCCTCTACGCCCCCTACGACCGCTCGGACGCCCGCGGGGCGCTCGTCGGCCTCACGCGGTACGTGAACAAGGGACACATCGCCCGGGCCGCGCTCGAGGCGACCGCGTTCCAGACCCGCGAGGTGCTCGACGCCATGACGGCCGACGCCGGCGTGAGCCTCGCGGAGCTGACGGTGGCGGGCGCGGCGGTGCGCAACGAGACGCTCATGCAGTTCCAGGCCGACATCCTCGGCGTGGCCGTGATCCGCCCGACCGGCGGCGACCAGGTCGCCGCGGGCGCCGCCTATGCCGCGGGCATCGCGGTGGGCTTCTGGCCGGGCACGCAGACGATCATCGACAACGCCGCCGACGCCGGCCGCTGGGTCCCGTCGATGGCGTCCGCCGAGCGGGACCGCCAGTACCGCCTGTGGAAGAAGGCCGTCACCAAGACCTTCAACTGGGTCGACGAGCCCGCGGCTGCCGCCGAGCTCAGCCTCCTCGCCGCGCCAGCCCTCGTCCCCGAGCCCGCTACGGCCGTCCGCACCGTCGCGACCCCGCCAGGGGTAGCGGGGCCGGAGCTCGACGCCGACCTGATGGACCTCTCGTACTTCCACGACGACGCACGGGCGGTAGTTCACCCGCAGCCGACGCACAGTTCGCTCAATTAG
- a CDS encoding glycerol-3-phosphate dehydrogenase/oxidase, whose translation MNTAALTAQTRTAALDALRASNDPSHEFDILVIGGGVTGAGIALDAASRGLTVGIVEGQDWASGTSSRSSKLVHGGLRYLQMLDFHLVREALTERDLLLTEIAPHLVRPASFLLPLEHRVWQRAYFGAGVALYDTLASINGRRRALPLHSHVTRKGLTKLFPDLRHEAAIGAIRYWDATVDDARLVSTLIRTAVSYGAAAASRTQVVAMTSNETGTITGATVEDLETGSRFDVHARQVITATGVWTEETESLAKTDGGLKVLASKGIHIVVPRECIAGETGLLLQTEKSVLFVIPWSRYWVIGTTDTPWTSDLVHPVATAADIDYVLEHANAVLARPISRKDIIGTWAGLRPLLQPGTKEGTSSAKVSREHTVASPTPGLTVIAGGKLTTYRVMAKDAVDFALGDHAKAQPCVTGKIPLAGATGLAQMRAQSATIASRYGWTEAMLDHLLHRYGSLLTELTAAVDAEPGLGTPLAGAPAYLRAEIAYAVTHEGALHLDDVLMHRTRINYEQLDRGVGALDEIAEILTPLLGWDDATRTREIAAYRTRAEAEAAAELQPDDASAETVRLQADEIAPLHALATL comes from the coding sequence GTGAACACGGCGGCACTCACAGCGCAGACCCGGACAGCGGCACTCGATGCCCTCCGCGCAAGCAACGACCCGAGCCACGAGTTCGACATCCTGGTGATCGGCGGCGGCGTGACCGGCGCCGGCATCGCGCTCGACGCGGCGAGCCGCGGCCTGACCGTCGGCATCGTCGAGGGGCAGGACTGGGCGTCGGGCACGTCGAGCCGCTCGAGCAAGCTCGTGCACGGCGGCCTGCGCTACCTGCAGATGCTCGACTTCCACCTGGTCCGCGAGGCGCTGACCGAGCGCGACCTCCTGCTCACCGAGATCGCGCCGCACCTCGTGCGGCCGGCCTCGTTCCTCCTGCCGCTGGAGCACCGCGTGTGGCAGCGCGCCTACTTCGGCGCCGGCGTCGCGCTGTACGACACCCTGGCGAGCATCAACGGCCGGCGCCGCGCGCTGCCGCTGCACAGCCACGTGACCCGCAAGGGCCTGACGAAGCTGTTCCCCGACCTGCGCCACGAGGCCGCGATCGGCGCCATCCGGTACTGGGACGCCACGGTCGACGATGCGCGGCTGGTCTCGACCCTCATCCGCACCGCCGTCTCCTACGGCGCCGCGGCAGCCTCGCGCACCCAGGTCGTCGCGATGACGTCCAACGAGACCGGCACGATCACCGGCGCCACGGTCGAAGACCTCGAGACCGGGTCGCGGTTCGACGTGCACGCGCGCCAGGTCATCACGGCGACCGGGGTGTGGACCGAGGAGACCGAGTCGCTCGCCAAGACCGACGGCGGCCTGAAGGTCCTCGCCTCCAAGGGCATCCACATCGTCGTGCCGCGCGAGTGCATCGCCGGCGAGACCGGGCTGCTGCTGCAGACCGAGAAGAGCGTCCTGTTCGTGATCCCGTGGTCGCGCTACTGGGTGATCGGCACCACCGACACCCCGTGGACCAGCGATCTCGTGCACCCGGTCGCGACGGCGGCGGACATCGACTACGTCCTTGAGCACGCCAACGCGGTCCTGGCCCGTCCGATCTCCCGCAAGGACATCATCGGGACCTGGGCCGGCCTGCGCCCGCTGCTGCAGCCCGGCACCAAGGAGGGCACGTCGTCGGCGAAGGTCTCCCGCGAGCACACCGTCGCCTCCCCCACCCCCGGCCTGACCGTCATCGCCGGCGGCAAGCTCACCACCTACCGCGTCATGGCCAAGGACGCCGTGGACTTCGCCCTCGGCGACCACGCCAAGGCGCAGCCGTGCGTGACCGGCAAGATCCCGCTCGCCGGCGCGACGGGCCTGGCCCAGATGCGCGCGCAGAGCGCCACGATCGCCAGCCGGTACGGCTGGACCGAGGCGATGCTGGACCACCTGCTGCACCGGTACGGGTCGCTGCTGACCGAGCTCACGGCCGCCGTCGACGCCGAGCCCGGCCTCGGCACCCCCCTGGCCGGCGCACCCGCCTACCTGCGCGCCGAGATCGCCTACGCCGTCACCCACGAAGGCGCCCTGCACCTGGACGACGTCCTCATGCACCGCACCCGGATCAACTACGAGCAGCTCGACCGCGGCGTCGGCGCCCTCGACGAGATCGCCGAGATCCTCACCCCGCTGCTCGGCTGGGACGACGCGACCCGCACCCGCGAGATCGCCGCCTACCGCACCCGCGCCGAGGCCGAGGCCGCCGCCGAGCTCCAGCCCGACGACGCCAGCGCCGAGACCGTCCGCCTCCAGGCCGATGAGATCGCCCCGCTCCACGCGCTCGCCACGCTGTAG
- a CDS encoding class I SAM-dependent RNA methyltransferase yields MATDPSTSRTARPETPHKGARGPLVELEIGPVAHGGHCVARLPADESTDRPGGRVIFVRHTLPGERVRARLTDFADDATFWRADAVEILEASPDRVPSAWPAAGPGGVGGGELAHVALPAQRAWKATVVAEQLQRLAKLERAVVVEAAPGDDERGGLGWRTRIDLVVDDSGRAGMRGIRSHDIRALTDMPLASEAIAELGLFARTWRPGTHLEAIAPAGGQTPMVLVDGVPFAGRSADTRPNARTSVRETMTLGDREYSYRVTADGFWQVHREAPAVLTAAVLAGLGDVDGATVLDLYSGAGLFTLPLADAVGATGEVVSVEGDARAVHDARRNSHDRSNIELHHGEVAKVLAGTLDADSDVVHADFVVLDPPRSGAGRKVVASITELRPERVVYVACDPAALARDVSYLAESGYGLAGLTAYDLFPMTHHVECIAVFER; encoded by the coding sequence GTGGCTACTGACCCTTCGACCTCCCGCACCGCACGCCCCGAGACCCCGCACAAGGGCGCTCGCGGGCCCCTCGTCGAGCTCGAGATCGGCCCGGTCGCCCACGGTGGGCACTGCGTGGCGCGCCTGCCCGCGGACGAGTCCACCGACCGGCCCGGCGGCCGCGTCATCTTCGTGCGGCACACCCTCCCGGGCGAGCGCGTGCGCGCCCGCCTGACCGACTTCGCCGACGACGCCACGTTCTGGCGCGCGGACGCGGTCGAGATCCTCGAGGCCTCGCCCGACCGCGTGCCGTCGGCCTGGCCGGCGGCCGGACCGGGCGGGGTCGGGGGCGGCGAGCTCGCGCACGTCGCCCTGCCCGCGCAGCGCGCCTGGAAGGCGACCGTCGTCGCCGAGCAGCTCCAGCGGCTCGCCAAGCTCGAGCGCGCGGTCGTGGTCGAGGCCGCGCCGGGCGACGACGAGCGCGGCGGGCTCGGCTGGCGCACCCGCATCGACCTCGTGGTCGACGACTCCGGCCGGGCCGGCATGCGCGGCATCCGCTCGCACGACATCCGCGCGCTGACCGACATGCCGCTCGCGAGCGAGGCCATCGCGGAGCTCGGCCTGTTCGCGCGCACCTGGCGCCCGGGCACCCACCTCGAGGCGATCGCCCCCGCCGGCGGCCAGACGCCGATGGTGCTCGTGGACGGCGTGCCGTTCGCCGGTCGGAGCGCAGACACGCGCCCGAACGCGCGCACGAGCGTGCGCGAGACGATGACGCTCGGCGACCGCGAGTACTCCTACCGGGTCACGGCCGACGGGTTCTGGCAGGTGCACCGCGAGGCGCCCGCCGTGCTCACCGCGGCGGTGCTCGCCGGCCTCGGCGACGTCGACGGCGCGACCGTGCTCGACCTGTACTCCGGCGCGGGCCTGTTCACGCTGCCGCTGGCCGACGCCGTCGGCGCCACGGGCGAGGTCGTCTCGGTCGAGGGCGACGCGCGCGCCGTGCACGACGCGCGCCGCAACTCCCACGACCGCTCGAACATCGAGCTCCACCACGGCGAGGTCGCCAAGGTTCTCGCGGGCACGCTCGACGCCGACTCCGACGTCGTGCACGCCGACTTCGTCGTGCTCGACCCGCCGCGGTCCGGCGCGGGCCGCAAGGTCGTCGCGTCGATTACCGAGCTGCGACCCGAGCGGGTCGTCTACGTCGCGTGCGACCCGGCCGCGCTCGCGCGAGACGTGTCGTATCTCGCCGAGAGCGGGTACGGGTTGGCCGGCCTGACGGCCTACGACCTCTTCCCGATGACCCATCACGTCGAGTGCATCGCGGTCTTCGAGCGCTGA
- a CDS encoding NUDIX hydrolase — protein sequence MAGSGPREQLAALTARGVSWAGYAARVRDLPTPGRPAAVLVLFGVLDSTPAHRASGAVPADLDVLLVGRATTLRHHSGQIAFPGGRLDPGDSGPVAGALREAVEETGLDVAGVEVLGTLGELPVPVSDHLVTPVLAWWSRPSPVDVVDTGESAVVFRAPVADLLDPANRRTALYGRAPGAPGAPGGPAFLVAGHVVWGFTALVLDTLFDELGWTQPWDRGQTIAAPIAR from the coding sequence ATGGCTGGTAGCGGTCCACGCGAGCAGCTCGCTGCGCTGACCGCGCGCGGGGTCTCCTGGGCCGGCTACGCCGCCCGGGTCCGGGACCTGCCGACGCCGGGCCGGCCCGCGGCCGTGCTCGTGCTGTTCGGGGTGCTCGACTCGACGCCCGCGCACCGCGCCTCCGGGGCGGTGCCGGCCGACCTCGACGTGCTGCTCGTGGGCCGCGCGACGACGCTCCGGCACCACTCCGGCCAGATCGCGTTCCCCGGCGGGCGCCTCGACCCCGGCGACTCCGGACCCGTGGCCGGCGCGCTGCGCGAGGCGGTCGAGGAGACCGGCCTCGACGTGGCCGGCGTCGAGGTGCTCGGCACGCTGGGCGAGCTCCCCGTCCCGGTGAGCGACCACCTCGTGACGCCCGTGCTGGCCTGGTGGTCGCGCCCGTCGCCGGTCGACGTCGTCGACACCGGCGAGTCCGCGGTCGTGTTCCGCGCACCGGTCGCCGACCTGCTCGACCCGGCCAACCGCCGCACCGCGCTGTACGGCAGGGCGCCGGGGGCGCCGGGCGCGCCCGGAGGTCCCGCGTTCCTGGTCGCCGGGCACGTCGTCTGGGGGTTCACGGCGCTCGTGCTCGACACGCTGTTCGACGAGCTCGGCTGGACGCAGCCGTGGGACCGCGGGCAGACGATCGCGGCCCCGATCGCACGCTAA
- a CDS encoding aconitate hydratase: MSTVDTFGSKGTLEVDETSYEIYRLAAVPGLDRLPYSLKILAENLLRTEDGANITADHVRALAAWDPTAQPSTEIQFTPARVVMQDFTGVPCIVDLATMREAVADLGGDPDRINPLAPAELVIDHSVQIDVAGRADAFERNVALEYERNHERYQFLRWGQTAFDDFKVVPPGTGIVHQVNIEYLARVVMTRPAPGTTLLRAYPDTCVGTDSHTTMVNGLGVLGWGVGGIEAEAAMLGQPVSMLIPRVVGFKLSGAIPPGVTATDVVLTITQQLRQHGVVGKFVEFYGDGVAQVPLANRATIGNMSPEFGSTCAIFPIDDVTIDYLRLTGRGDAEVALVEAYAKEQGLWHDPAVEPVFSEYLGLDLSTVVPSIAGPKRPQDRIELTEAKEAFATSILDYVDGAHEPHGSDLDGAVEETFPASDPIAAGEHDDSAGVPAQVARGDVARRPHHRVPVTLASGTETELDHGAVVIASITSCTNTSNPSVMLAAALLARNAVNRGLTAKPWVKTSMAPGSKVVTDYYEKAGLWPYLEKLGFHLVGYGCGTCIGNSGPLPEEVSAVVGEHDLAVVSVLSGNRNFEGRINPDVKMNYLASPPLVIAYALAGTMDFDFEVEPLGVGDDGVGIFLRDIWPAPREVQATMDSAIDRDMFTTDYADVFAGDERWRALQTPQGATFAWDPESTYVRKPPYFDGMSAAPAPVTDVVGARVLAKLGDSVTTDHISPAGSIKADSPAGAYLAEHGVARRDFNSYGSRRGNHEVMIRGTFANIRLRNELVPGVEGGFTVNHLTGEQAAIYDAAQDYAAAGIPLVILGGKEYGSGSSRDWAAKGTSLLGVRAVITESFERIHRSNLIGMGVLPLQFPLGESAATLGLDGTETFDLSGVTALNEGRTPPTVAVRATRTDGTVVEFDADLRIDTPGEADYYRNGGILQYVLRSLVSA; the protein is encoded by the coding sequence GTGAGCACCGTTGACACGTTCGGGTCGAAGGGGACCCTGGAGGTCGACGAGACCTCCTACGAGATCTACCGGCTGGCCGCCGTCCCGGGCCTTGACCGGCTCCCGTACAGCCTCAAGATCCTCGCGGAGAACCTGCTGCGCACCGAGGACGGCGCGAACATCACCGCCGACCACGTCCGCGCGCTCGCGGCCTGGGATCCGACGGCGCAGCCGAGCACGGAGATCCAGTTCACCCCCGCCCGCGTCGTCATGCAGGACTTCACCGGCGTGCCTTGCATCGTGGACCTCGCCACGATGCGCGAGGCCGTCGCCGACCTCGGCGGCGATCCGGACCGGATCAACCCGCTCGCGCCCGCCGAGCTCGTGATCGACCACTCCGTGCAGATCGACGTCGCGGGGCGCGCGGACGCGTTCGAGCGGAACGTGGCGCTCGAGTACGAGCGCAACCACGAGCGCTACCAGTTCCTGCGGTGGGGCCAGACGGCGTTCGACGACTTCAAGGTTGTCCCGCCCGGCACCGGCATCGTGCACCAGGTGAACATCGAGTACCTGGCACGGGTCGTCATGACGCGCCCGGCCCCCGGCACGACGCTCCTGCGCGCCTACCCGGACACGTGCGTGGGCACCGACTCGCACACCACGATGGTCAACGGCCTGGGCGTGCTCGGCTGGGGCGTCGGTGGCATCGAGGCCGAGGCCGCGATGCTCGGCCAGCCGGTCTCGATGCTGATCCCGCGCGTGGTCGGCTTCAAGCTGTCCGGCGCGATCCCGCCCGGCGTGACCGCGACCGACGTCGTCCTGACGATCACGCAGCAGCTGCGCCAGCACGGCGTCGTCGGCAAGTTCGTGGAGTTCTACGGCGACGGCGTCGCGCAGGTCCCGCTCGCGAACCGCGCCACGATCGGCAACATGTCGCCCGAGTTCGGCTCGACGTGCGCGATCTTCCCGATCGACGACGTCACGATCGACTACCTGCGCCTGACCGGCCGCGGGGACGCCGAGGTCGCCCTCGTCGAGGCGTACGCCAAGGAGCAGGGGCTGTGGCACGACCCGGCCGTCGAGCCCGTGTTCTCGGAGTACCTCGGCCTCGACCTGTCCACCGTGGTCCCCTCGATCGCGGGGCCGAAGCGGCCGCAGGACCGCATCGAGCTCACCGAGGCCAAGGAGGCCTTCGCGACCTCGATCCTCGACTACGTCGACGGCGCGCACGAGCCGCACGGCAGTGACCTGGACGGCGCGGTCGAGGAGACCTTCCCGGCGTCCGACCCGATCGCGGCCGGCGAGCACGACGACAGCGCGGGCGTCCCCGCCCAGGTGGCGCGCGGCGACGTCGCGCGGCGCCCGCACCACCGCGTCCCGGTGACGCTCGCGAGCGGCACCGAGACGGAGCTCGACCACGGCGCCGTCGTCATCGCCTCGATCACCTCGTGCACCAACACCTCGAACCCCTCGGTCATGCTCGCCGCGGCCCTGCTCGCGCGCAACGCCGTCAATCGCGGCCTGACGGCCAAGCCGTGGGTCAAGACGTCGATGGCGCCGGGCTCCAAGGTCGTCACCGACTACTACGAGAAGGCGGGCCTGTGGCCCTACCTCGAGAAGCTCGGGTTCCACCTCGTGGGCTACGGCTGCGGCACGTGCATCGGCAACTCGGGCCCCCTGCCCGAGGAGGTGTCCGCGGTCGTGGGCGAGCACGACCTCGCGGTGGTCTCGGTCCTGTCGGGCAACCGGAACTTCGAGGGCCGGATCAACCCGGACGTCAAGATGAACTACCTCGCGTCCCCGCCGCTCGTGATCGCGTACGCCCTCGCCGGGACGATGGACTTCGACTTCGAGGTCGAGCCGCTCGGCGTGGGCGACGACGGCGTGGGCATCTTCCTGCGCGACATCTGGCCCGCGCCGCGCGAGGTGCAGGCGACGATGGACTCGGCGATCGACCGCGACATGTTCACGACCGACTACGCCGACGTGTTCGCGGGCGACGAGCGCTGGCGCGCGCTGCAGACCCCGCAGGGCGCGACGTTCGCCTGGGACCCGGAGTCCACGTACGTGCGCAAGCCCCCGTACTTCGACGGCATGAGCGCCGCGCCGGCGCCGGTCACCGACGTCGTCGGGGCCCGCGTGCTGGCCAAGCTCGGGGACTCCGTCACGACCGACCACATCAGCCCCGCCGGCTCGATCAAGGCGGACAGCCCCGCGGGCGCCTACCTCGCCGAGCACGGGGTCGCGCGCCGGGACTTCAACTCGTACGGGTCGCGCCGCGGCAACCACGAGGTGATGATCCGGGGCACGTTCGCGAACATCCGGCTGCGCAACGAGCTGGTGCCCGGCGTCGAGGGCGGCTTCACGGTCAACCACCTCACCGGCGAGCAGGCGGCGATCTACGACGCGGCGCAGGACTACGCCGCCGCGGGGATCCCGCTCGTGATCCTCGGCGGCAAGGAGTACGGCTCCGGGTCGTCGCGCGACTGGGCGGCCAAGGGCACGTCGCTGCTCGGGGTGCGCGCCGTCATCACGGAGAGCTTCGAGCGGATCCACCGCTCGAACCTCATCGGGATGGGCGTGCTCCCGCTGCAGTTCCCGCTGGGGGAGTCCGCGGCCACCCTCGGCCTCGACGGCACGGAGACCTTCGACCTCTCGGGCGTCACGGCGCTCAACGAGGGCCGCACGCCGCCGACGGTCGCGGTCCGGGCCACCCGCACGGACGGCACGGTCGTAGAGTTCGACGCCGACCTGCGGATCGACACTCCCGGCGAGGCGGACTACTACCGCAACGGCGGCATCCTGCAGTACGTCCTGCGGTCGCTGGTCAGCGCCTGA